The Pseudomonas sp. IB20 region ATGCGCACACCTTGCGCCGCGAAGGCCCGAGCCGCCTGTGCTACGCCGGCAGCGTGCTGCATGCGCAACCGCGAGCCTTGTCGTCGTCCCGTAGCCCGATTCAGCTGGGCGCCGAGTTGTACGGCGATGCCAGCCCGAGCAGCGACGTTGAAGTGATCAGCTTGATGCTGGCCATGCTGCAACTGGCTGACGTGCCGGATGTGCACATGGACCTGGGGCACGTCGGTATCTACCGTGGCCTGGCGCGAGCGGCCGGTTTGTCCGGTGAAGTGGAGCAGCAGTTATTTGATGCCCTGCAACGCAAGGCTATCGATGAAGTGATCGCCCTCACCGAAGGTGTGCCGGCAGACCTCGCCGAAATGCTGCGCGCACTGGTCAACCTGTGCGGCGGCCCTGAAGTGTTGGTGGCTGCACGTGAGCGCCTGGCGAATGCGCCGGCGCCTGTATTGGCGGCGTTGGATGACGTGCTGGCGATTGCCGAGCGCTTGTCGGCGCGGTTCCCGCAGCTGCCGCTGTATTTTGACCTGGGTGAGTTGCGCGGCTACCACTACCACACCGGTGTGGTGTTCGCCGTATTTGTACCGGGTGTTGGCCAAGCCATTGCCCAAGGCGGTCGTTATGACGATATCGGCGCTGACTTCGGTCGCGCGCGTCCGGCGACTGGCTTTTCCACCGATTTGAAAACCCTGGTGACCCTGGGGCGTGCTGAGGTCGAGCTGCCGTCTGGTGGCGTCTGGATGCCCGACAGTACGGACGCAGCACTCTGGCAGCAGGTTTGCCAGTTGCGCAGTGAGGGTCAGCGTGTCGTCCAGGCTCTGCCTGGGCAGCCATTGGCCGCCGCCCGTGAAGCGGACTGCGACCGGCAATTGATTCTGCAGAACGGGCTTTGGCAAGTTTCGCCACTGGCTTCTTGAGTTTTCCTGCCGGCCATCGCCGGCACCAAGTTTGCGCGAATGAGGACAAGTGTTATGGGTAAGAATGTCGTAGTCCTGGGCACCCAATGGGGTGATGAGGGCAAAGGCAAGATCGTTGATCTGCTGACCGAACATGCTGCCGCCGTAGTGCGCTACCAAGGTGGCCACAACGCTGGCCACACCCTGGTCATCGATGGCGAAAAAACCGTCTTGCACCTGATCCCGTCGGGCGTGCTGCGCGAAGGCGTGCAGTGCCTGATCGGCAACGGCGTGGTGGTTGCACCTGACGCTCTGCTGCGTGAGATCACCAAACTGGAAGAGAAAGGCGTACCGGTGCGCAAGCGCCTGCGTATCAGCCCGTCCTGCCCGCTGATCCTGTCCTTCCACGTTGCGCTGGACCAGGCCCGTGAAAAGGCCCGTGGCGAGCTGAAGATCGGTACTACCGGTCGCGGCATCGGCCCGGCGTACGAAGACAAAGTTGCACGTCGTGGCCTGCGTGTGGGCGACCTGCTCAACATGCCGCGCTTTGAAGACAAGCTGCGTGAGCTGGTGGATTACCACAACTTCATGCTCGTTGGTTACTACAAAGAGCCAGCCATCGAGTTTGAAAAGACCCTGGCTGAGTGCAAAGAATACGCTGAGCTGCTCAAGCCGCTGATGCTGGACGTGACGGCCGAGCTGCACGACCTGCGTCGCGCCGGCAAAGACATCATGTTCGAAGGCGCCCAGGGTTCGTTGCTGGACATCGACCACGGTACCTACCCGTACGTGACCAGCTCCAACACCACCGCTGGCGGCGTAGCCACCGGTTCCGGTGTTGGCCCGATGTTCCTGGACTACATCCTGGGCATCACCAAGGCTTACACCACGCGCGTAGGTTCTGGCCCGTTCCCGACTGAGCTGTTCGACGAAGTCGGCGCACACCTGGCCAAGCAAGGTCACGAGTTCGGCGCTACCACCGGCCGTGCACGTCGTTGCGGCTGGTTCGACGCCGTTATCTTGCGTCGCGCTATCGATGTGAACAGCATCTCGGGCATCTGCCTGACCAAGCTGGACGTACTCGACGGTCTGGAAGCCATCAACATCTGCGTCGGCTACAAAGATGCAGACGGTAAGGACGTTGCTCCGACCGACGCTGACAGCTACGTGGGCCTGCAGCCTGTGTACGAAGAAGTGCCGGGCTGGACCGAATCGACCGTGGGCGCCAAAACCCTGGAAGAACTGCCGGCCAACGCCCGTGCTTACATCAAGCGCGTTGAAGAGCTGATCGGCGCGCCAATCGACATTATTTCGACGGGCCCGGACCGCAACGAGACTATCGTTCTGCGTCACCCGTTCGCTTAATAAGCTGTTGATGTAAAAAGCAAAGGGCTCCTTCGGGAGCCCTTTGTCGTATCTGTCTGGCAAACGGCACGACCCTTGCTATGGTTCTTTCTTTCGCGGTGCTATCAAATTAATGGCACCCGTGGTGGAGGGATTCCCAGTGTCTGCCGTTCTCTCATTGTTACAAAGCCGGCTGTTGCGGCCGGTGTTCGTTACCCTAGGTATCGCTCTTTTGGTGCAAGTGCTGGTGGCTGTCGCTCTGACGAGGAGCACGGTCACTGCATTGGAAGCTGATTTGGGCAATCGCCTGGGTATCGACAGCCAGAAACTCTCCGGTGAACTGGCGCAAGCCGGCAAGGAAGTCACATCGAGTCTGGACAGCCTGTCTTCCAGTACCCGTCAGCGTCTGACCGCAGGGCTTTCCACGCGTCTGCAGGAGGAGCAGAAGCAACTGCGTGCGACCCTGGAAAAAGACCTGCAAGACTCGGCCAACGACATGGCGCAACTGCTGGCCTCGGTGGCGCCGCGCGCCATGTGGGACAGCGACGTGCCGACGCTGTCGGAGTTTGCCCGGCGTGCCCAGCGCAATCCCAACGTGTTGTTCGTGGTCTACGACGATGCGGCCGGGGAGCATCTGACCCGTTATCTGAACCGTGACAACCCGATCAACCAGGCATTGCTGGCCAAAGGTCAGGGCGACCGGGCCCTGGATAAAGTCTTGGATGCGGCGAAAAATGATCCTTCCGTGTTCTACGTCGAAGCGTCCATCAGCCCCAACGGCGTAGAGATTGGCAAGGTCCGCATGGGTGTCTCAACCACGGCGGTAGAGGCGGACCTGGCTGCGCTGGACAAGCGTTTTGCCGCGCTGATCGCCAGCAGTGATCAACTGGTAGGCGACAGCCTCAAGGGCGCTGCCGCAGACAGCGCCGCCGCCATGGGCGCGCGCCTGCAATCGGCGCAAGCCACCGCCACCCAGATGACCGCCAACACCACCAGTGCCGTACAAGACGCCGCAGGCACTTTGCGCTGGCGCATCGGCATGGGGCTCGCAGTGGTGGGGTTCGGCGTATTGCTGCTGATCGCTATCGTGCTGGGGCGGCGTGTGGTCAATCGCCTGAAGTTGCTGATCGCAGCCATGGATGACTTGGCGGCGGGCGAGGGCGACCTCACCAAGCGCGTGCAGATCAGCAGCAAGGATGAAATCGGCGACATGGCTTCGGCGGTCAATCGCTTTGTGGATAAGTTGCAGCCGATCGTGCGTGAGGCGGGGGATGTGGCTCAGCGTACCGGTGTGGAAATCGGCGCCATGACCTTGCGCAATGCCGGTGCCGACAAGGCGGCCGGTTTGCAGCGTGATGAAGTGGCCGAGAGCTTGCGCGCGCTGTCGCAAATGGCAGACGAGGCCCAGGCTGAAAGTCATGCGATGCAAGCGGCGTTGCAACAGGTGGTGGAAATCCGCCGGGCGACGGATGAAAACTCGCGCACTTCAGCAGAGGTCGGCAGCTTGATCGAAGCGTTAGCGGGGCAGGTGCAGGCAGGTTCTCAGGTTATTGAGCGCCTGGCTCAGCAAAGCGAACAAATTGAAGTGGTGCTGACGGTGATTCACGGCATTGCCGAGCAGACCAACTTGCTGGCACTTAACGCAGCGATTGAAGCCGCGCGTGCCGGTGAGACCGGGCGTGGCTTCGCGGTAGTGGCCGACGAGGTGCGTGCCCTGGCCAGCAAAACCCAGAGTTCCACGGGTGATATCCAGGCGCATATCGTGGCGTTGCAGCAGGGCGCACGTGAGGCGGTGGAAACCATCGGCAAGGCGGGTCGTCAGGCGAGCGAAGGCTTGCTGGTGCTGCGCGACAGCGTGCGCCTGCAGCAGACGGTGCAGGCTTCGGTGGAGCAGGTGCATGCAGCGATTGGCTTGGCGACGCGTGCGGCTGAGCATCAGGCCCAGGGCGCGCATGCGGTGCGTGGGCGGGTCGAGGTGATTCATGCCCAGGCCGAGCGTGCTGCGCAGGCGGTGGTGGAAACCACGGCCAGTGGCAAGGTGCTGGATGGGTTGGCGGCGCA contains the following coding sequences:
- a CDS encoding adenylosuccinate synthase, whose translation is MGKNVVVLGTQWGDEGKGKIVDLLTEHAAAVVRYQGGHNAGHTLVIDGEKTVLHLIPSGVLREGVQCLIGNGVVVAPDALLREITKLEEKGVPVRKRLRISPSCPLILSFHVALDQAREKARGELKIGTTGRGIGPAYEDKVARRGLRVGDLLNMPRFEDKLRELVDYHNFMLVGYYKEPAIEFEKTLAECKEYAELLKPLMLDVTAELHDLRRAGKDIMFEGAQGSLLDIDHGTYPYVTSSNTTAGGVATGSGVGPMFLDYILGITKAYTTRVGSGPFPTELFDEVGAHLAKQGHEFGATTGRARRCGWFDAVILRRAIDVNSISGICLTKLDVLDGLEAINICVGYKDADGKDVAPTDADSYVGLQPVYEEVPGWTESTVGAKTLEELPANARAYIKRVEELIGAPIDIISTGPDRNETIVLRHPFA
- a CDS encoding ATP phosphoribosyltransferase regulatory subunit — encoded protein: MATVDRWLLPDGIEEVLPPEAARIEVARRQVLDLFQSWGYEFVVTPHIEYLESLLTGAGQDLDLRTFKVIDPQSGRQMGFRADITPQVARIDAHTLRREGPSRLCYAGSVLHAQPRALSSSRSPIQLGAELYGDASPSSDVEVISLMLAMLQLADVPDVHMDLGHVGIYRGLARAAGLSGEVEQQLFDALQRKAIDEVIALTEGVPADLAEMLRALVNLCGGPEVLVAARERLANAPAPVLAALDDVLAIAERLSARFPQLPLYFDLGELRGYHYHTGVVFAVFVPGVGQAIAQGGRYDDIGADFGRARPATGFSTDLKTLVTLGRAEVELPSGGVWMPDSTDAALWQQVCQLRSEGQRVVQALPGQPLAAAREADCDRQLILQNGLWQVSPLAS